GTCATTATGTATGGAAGCTCGTTTACAGCAATGGTGTAcaaggaaaaaaggatactGCGAAGTATGTAATGTAACTAGTGTACTAAGCAGTCAGTGATCCTCTAAACCTTATTATGCCTTCAGTATCTTTTATTAAACAATCAGCAGCTGTATTTTTTAACCCTTAACATTCAATGCACAAAAGAATATCACTTTCAAAGATAAATAATTAGATACTCGCGACCTTTTATAAATCTAAAAAAGCTATTAGAGCAAAAAGCTATTAGACATCAACGGTATTGTacctttcttattttttttgaattatttattattagtttGACTTAGTTAATCAGAAAATCTGTAAAAAAACTGCTAATCAATAAGAGTGGTGCGCCGATTATATTAACGTACAATGTatgatgtatgtttttttgtgcttaaggtatttttattgattgttttatttaagaaaaaagaacttatagttgttttttttattaaattttgtgcACATTATATCTTACAAAATTAGGACGGATTTCTTCTTTCAATGATGTTGCAGGGAATACGTTAAATTTCTTTTGAACTGTCATTACTGACCTCCACTGATAATCAGATCATGAACACTCGGTTAAATGGCACCCGGATTATCGGCGTCCCACTGTACTGATAGTAAAAGATGTTACTGACGAAGTTTTTCAATGTCCAATGTTGCAACAACTGTACTGATAGTAAAAGATGTTACTGACGATGGAtttcaatgttcaatgttgcaacaacgttttgcaaataaaataaatatgtaaattatttaattaataccCATAATTTCTCGGAGAGTTATGATTCTTTTGGCTTAAACATTCCAATAGATATTCTCcatggaggttttttttttcttttttttttttagtgattTCTGTATCTATTCCCAAACCAGTGACCAAATTTCAGTCAATGTTCGCTTTGTGCAATTTTATTCATATACCGTAGCACTAGATTTAAGAATCTTCATAATAAAAGTATGAAAATTTCCAGAAACCAAAAATATTGGAAACTCCTTACTTTTCACAGCATTCCGAAGAAAACTCTGTTAAAAcgggttttttgtgttttttttttacacttttttttacttattctAGATTTAGGTACTTTCAAATAGACGCGTGAAATATTCAATTGGTAGATTTAATATAATTCAAATAGTATTTCttcaaaaaacaccccaaatataaccttttttaagttttaaaacCTGTCTTTAATggtaaaatttttaaacatttggcTTTGCTTGTATGCCTCGGTAGCAAGAATCGTAGACCTCTAATGGTTTTGAAAGGTTAATATCATTGACAGATTAGTATTAAGATGCCATTTGGGCTCTCCGAGTGCCAGTCTTTCGACCCAATGGTAGCCTTCTATTCAATCATGATAAGCAgattttcttttacattttctgTGTAAAAGGGAGAGTTGGGattattaaattgttaataGAAAGGTAGAGAAacccaacaaagaaaaaaaaataccaaaaagcATTTATTCACATTTTCACCAATAGTAATGAAATAGAAGCTTTGAATGGAGGGAAAACTTATCATTTGTTTATggtaccattttgtttttctctttggtTTGGCACATTTCCGACTAAAGACCGTCTAATTTGGGTATTATGTGAATTCTTTATCCAATTTCAGTTCCCAACAAGAATAAACAAGTTAAAACAtccttattttaattttcagaaATGTCTAATGGAAGGTTCAGGGTTTATGGTTATGTATGGCTCGAAATCAATGATTGCTATTttacaaatgttttacatAATTATCAGCAAAACCACACAGTAACTCGTGGATAATGCACACCCTTTTGTATTGAATTTATGATCTAAATGAACAAGCTTAAAGTGTAAACTGCTTCATCAAAAAGCATATTATGCTGGTGCGAAACATACGGTGCTTAAGTGCAAGGGTGAaacgcttgtttgtttttacttccGCAGCACTACTGAATgttctttcttcttcattttctgGTGGGTGATGGGTAACAAAGTGCTTTGGTAGGGAAGGtagttattttttcgcttccatTTCTCTAATACACCAGacaaaaccacaccacactaAAACACGCCCGGCAGCAGCTGTGTGTGCGAGGGCATTAAATTTACGGCTGTTGCGGGCGCCATATTCTCACCGGTCGGAAGCATGTTATTCGCCGTATGGTATCGTTGTACAGAAAGTAACATAACCACGGCCGCTAAGAGACGCTAAGATACACGAATCCCCGCGGTTGGGCAGAACCGGGATGAACCGGCACAGGTGACCAAACCAAAAGATCGAAAGGTTGGCTGGAAGCTATCGCTAGAACTAGGATGCGTTGAGCTGCTTCTGCTTGTTGTGCAGCTTTAGGAACCGTTTAAGCTTTCGCACTGTGGAACCATTTGATGTATGCCCGCAGAGCGGAGGTTGGAACGGTGGAAAAAGGGGGAGCaaagtggtggaaaaaaagaatgataAGATTAAAGAGCAAAGCTCTGGAGCGTAATGGCCGTACgccgtttatttttatatgaaaCACAACTAAAAACGGAGTGGATAAAAAGCCGGatatggttgttttgtttgtttgggtgcTCCAGTACGGTACAGTGTTTCTTCCCCGGAGGTCGACCgaaaccatttttcattttcccccCCCAAAACCTGCAAATGAAGGGACTGTGGAAGCGTGTGGAACATTTACCTTTCTCCTTCTTCTCAGCCTTCGGtggtttgttctgtttgtctTTGGACTTGCCCTGGTTGCAGTTTTTGTTGACCACTCTCGTCGTCTGGCAGGTGGTATCGCTCGACTGCTTCAGGCTGTCCGTGCGGGACATCTGTCCGTTGGTGTCGCAATCGGACCAGGCACCCTTGTCGTAACGGCAGGCTGCAGAAATGATCATAATAAAAATGGTGAATTATCCGGCACATTAAAGTTAGGCGTAGATCGGATAAGATCATTGTCATCAGGGAAAGCCGAATGAGATCTGGTGTGCTTCGGGACGGAAAACGGTTGCTCGAGTGTGCTTTCCTCTCACTCGCTTGTCACGGTAAATAGCCGAAGGATTAAAGCGTGATTTAAGCGCGTGACCcttttatacatattttttgtataataaatgtaaaacacaTGCTGCTTTTATTATACCGCCCTTCCAACTcaccttttttgcatttcttctCAATGGTACGGGTCTGGACGCAGGACGATTCGCCCTTTTTCAGTGAAAGGGTTCGGGAACGTTTGTTGGTGGTAGCGTCACACTCGGTCCACGGTCCCTTGGTGTAGCGGCACTGGGAGTCTACCGTGGGGAAGGAGGGCCAGCACAACAtgtcgatcgtgtttgtgtttgtgttagcATGGTGGGATAAAATGGGATCCATGGCGATATGGCAGGTGAAAAAGAGCGAATAAAGAATACGAGAAGGAAAACAGGTCAGAAATTAATGTTAATGCATTATTGGTAGCACACCTTTGCAAGATGGCCAATTACCGTTGTCACTATAAATGTTTATTAGTTGTTAACTGTTTACTTTCATTAGTGTGACAAATGCAATACTACGCAGAAAAAGAATTATTACACTAGATGTATGTGAAAGGCAAACTAATTGAATGCACTGTAtttaaaaacacactcactcacacaaatTATATGGAAAACTCACCTACAAATACGAATAACCACTCAATGCTTCATTTTATGTCGAACGTATTATGGTTTATGAGAAAGGTAAATAACTTACAGATACAATTCATATTGAATTGTGCTTTAGTTTTTGTACGTCAATTGCATTTTGATTGATTCCGtatcaaaaatgcaaacgaatattttattcGAAGCACATCAGTGCGTCACCCACATTGGGTGACGCGGGCTTCGGGAAATATTTTCCGTCACCCATATATTGGTGACATGTtaagcaaaattttaatgatataattatctttaattatttgttgttattttttcttaaaatttaaatttaagttGATAGGATGTATGTAAAGAAAATCTATTCCTAATGATTATTAATTCAGTATCGTGTATTTTTGGCACATTTCAATgatgtaataaatttttagCGATATTCTGCTGCAGGTCAAATGCTTTTTACTTTTGGCAATGTTTGGCATTGGAATGtataaataattgaaactTTGTACGCAATTTGCGTTACAAATTTTTGTCGCAATGTTTATTCATGTCCTAATCTAATCCAATCGCTTCGTCCCTTGATACTGCATCTAAACGAAGAGACAGTGaaatttcccatcacttcTGAATGCATTGCTGTAAAGAGGAGGAGTAAAAATTTCTGCCCGTAATGAATTCAGCTGCATGCATGCAACACAAATAAAGCATCACCTGTACCGGCTAGCGATCGGTACGAAAGCGCCTGAAGCAATATGCCATTTGTAGTACATTTTATGAATTATTTGCACATTGTAAGGCAAAAACCTCGTCCGACGACCGACTGCAACGGACAGAGTGCCGGACAAATGGGTCGCCATTTTGTGCAAATCAAAAGACTCGACCACGGGGTTCGGAACGTGCCGTTTGCCGCTGCTGGGggacatgaaaaatgaaaatggtaaTCATGGCGGTGCAGCAGGACGATTTGCGAAAGCAATTTTCATCCCACAATGGATGCATCGTGTTGCAGCGAGCCGGGCGCTTTTAGTGTTTCGCTCATTCGAGGATCTGCTCGGGTAGCTGTTATACACACATAGCTGACCGTGGCAAAAGAAGACGAGATCGGGGGTAGGATATTGTTGCAGCATGCTGCATATTTCTGCTCACAAACACAAATGACCATTACAAACACTCGCACGCACACGTCAGACAAGGAAGGACAAAGAGGTCGGTAATGTTTGTGAGGTAAACttaattttgattaaattcaTTCCAGAAGGTTGCCCTTTTTGGAATGGAAttcgaggggggggggggatgcaCTAGGAGAATATGGTTTGTGTGTTCTAGTACCGCAAAACACAAACGTACATAGCGGCACGCCAAACAAAGCACGAGAGCGCATCATCACCGTTTCGTTGCCGGTACTGTATGGACAATTGGTTGAGGTTAGGGCATCGACGTCCAAACTAGCTGATTCTTGGTATCCTGTGCCGCGGCATTAGCGTCCGAATGGCGTGCGTCTAATTAGTGTCAGATctttgtacgtgtgcgtgGACGTTCAGTCCTTCCACAATCGATCGACAGCCTTCGCCCCGGTCGGTGAATGCGTACGAGCTTTGCGGATCAACCGAAAACTGTGGTTTTCCCCTTGTCCGGGTTCGCTTGTTCAGCTGTTTGACTACACTGATCTACCGCATCGGGTCTTAGGTTGGTCGTTTGCCGAATGTCCTACCATCTCGCGGTCGAACTCCTCTCCTCGGCTTTTGTCGAGGTTGTTGCGTCCGCTGTCGCATTAGTAGGTAATAAATTAACACGAAAACATGGGTCCACTTCAAACATtgaatttcacacacacacgcacaggcTTGGTAATAAATTAACTTCGTAGAAGTGTAAATTAAGGCAAACGCTTAAAGCGGGCTTGAAAATACAGAACAAATTATTGATTTCGGTACAATTAGTGTACAGCTAGGACGATGTACACAAACCTAGTAGTTGCATCAGAAATTTTAGTACAAATTCCGTATGTTCTAAAAATATTAGTTCACATTGATTTGGATAATTGGGCATTTCGCAAGTACTAAAATCTGTTAGAAGCTGAAGGATTCGTACAATTTAATGTTGTTGAGTTTGGGTCGATTTAATTCAGTGTAATGAGAATGAGAGTAATTCTTCTTGTCTATTTTAAACACAGCTATCttttttatgatgatgataatacgTTCGACACGCCTGAAGCCTCCTACTGTCATGTttaattgtgaaaaaaatattatgtgCAAATGAGATGATACTGATGcattaaaccaaacaaaaacagaagccAAATAGAAACGTTGAAGGACTATCGCTAGTTGAATCACTCCCAAGCGATGGTTAGTAGATTAGGGTTTCACTCCAGATTAGTAAGCACGGCACCGTAAGCCCCCATTCCATCAATTCCACGTTAGTTTGGTTAGTTAAGCGATCACTCCGCAGCACAGAACGATCTCGGACACAAAATGCACTTACTCGCTGCCGGCTCGGTTCTGGTCGCGTCGGTCGGTTTCACCTTTTTCTGGCCTTTGCGGCTTCCTGTACCGAGCTGCTGTTCCtgtttctgttgctgctgctgctgctgctgctgttgctgctcttGATGGCGCTGGTGCGAGCTGTAAGGGGAAAGTTTCTCTTTCTTGTGGTTCTTCTTACCGGCGGCCGCGCTGCCTCCGTTCTTGGTGCCACGCTCGTTACGGATCAGCACCTCCCGGTCGTCCTCCTGCCAGATCTCCTTCAGCCCATTATCGTTGACCGGCTGGGCGGCTTCGGCGGCGGCGACCGATTTCTTGGGATCGTGCGTGCCACTGCTGGATGCGGCCGGCGTACAGTACGTTTGGGTCGGGAAGGTTGTCAGCGACACCACGGCCAGAAATGATATTACCAGAATGTTCATCTGGAGGAAAAGAAATGcagaagagagaaaagaaacattggattttaatataaatttgcttaaaattcACATCCACCAAAAGTTGCTTTCATTTAAAGCAAACTTTGTGAGTCACTCTGGCATTCATATCTAATGGTTTtagtacaaaaataaactgtTCTAAATATCAACTTGGAACGTGCTTCAGAGACAATTTCACCGGTGGGTCAGCTAAATATTGGCACAAACTTTCCTGTTGTGCTCCGGTAAAAGCggattgtttgaaaatggtgCGTCCTTGCATGACATTAGAGGCTACGTAACTAACCATCGTAAGCATGATGGAAGATTTTGCGCGATGAGCCTACTCGGGCTGTGCCCAGTACCGTTTCTGATCTAATTTCCCACCAGACCAGCGGGGAATCGAAAGTCCCCGACCCTGCTCGAATCAACTTTATGCGTTACCGAGCAACAGCCTACGACTATGGCAATGAGATGATCTGATACGGCGCTAGCGTAGCAACCACATCCATTCATCTTCAACGTCTGCTGACCGGTGTGAGTTGCAAAACGTGTCCTTTCCATCCCATAACCCATCTCCCAGCGGATGGATGAAAGGATAGCTTATGAGCGATGATGGTAGGCTAGGCGCATGATGGATGAAGAACGCACGAATGAATGGCGCTGGTCCGCCAAACCGGTAGCAGCGTTCGATCCCAGCGCTGGTACAGCCTTGAACGTGCCGCTTAAGTCCGGACGCAAAGAATACGCACCGTACCACTGCCAAACAGCGCTGGGGGACGGTTGT
This Anopheles marshallii chromosome 3, idAnoMarsDA_429_01, whole genome shotgun sequence DNA region includes the following protein-coding sequences:
- the LOC128710749 gene encoding protein naked cuticle-like; this translates as MNILVISFLAVVSLTTFPTQTYCTPAASSSGTHDPKKSVAAAEAAQPVNDNGLKEIWQEDDREVLIRNERGTKNGGSAAAGKKNHKKEKLSPYSSHQRHQEQQQQQQQQQQQKQEQQLGTGSRKGQKKVKPTDATRTEPAANSQCRYTKGPWTECDATTNKRSRTLSLKKGESSCVQTRTIEKKCKKACRYDKGAWSDCDTNGQMSRTDSLKQSSDTTCQTTRVVNKNCNQGKSKDKQNKPPKAEKKEKGVRKNRQ